In Candidatus Neomarinimicrobiota bacterium, a single window of DNA contains:
- a CDS encoding RidA family protein, whose translation MTERIVIKTENAPHAVGTYSQGISTGEIIFTAGQIPLDPSTGEVVEGDFKARARRVLQNINGILEASGSSISNSVKLTVFLTDLSRFAELNEVFLEFFSENPPARSALEVSKLPLGVDVEIECIAIKGS comes from the coding sequence ATGACTGAGAGAATTGTAATAAAGACAGAAAATGCTCCTCACGCTGTCGGTACATACAGCCAGGGAATTTCGACGGGTGAAATTATTTTTACTGCCGGACAGATTCCCCTGGACCCTTCCACAGGAGAGGTAGTCGAAGGCGATTTCAAGGCCCGCGCACGACGCGTTTTGCAGAATATAAACGGAATTTTGGAAGCTTCCGGATCGTCCATTTCAAACAGCGTGAAGCTTACCGTTTTTCTCACAGATCTTTCCCGGTTCGCTGAGCTGAATGAGGTTTTCCTCGAATTTTTTAGCGAAAATCCACCGGCCCGCTCCGCACTGGAAGTCTCGAAATTGCCACTGGGGGTTGATGTGGAAATCGAATGTATAGCCATTAAGGGGAGTTAA
- the alaS gene encoding alanine--tRNA ligase, with product MKASEIRNQFFDFFKEKGHAYVRSAPLVSKDDPTLLFINAGMNQFKNIFLGKEKPKHLRVVNSQKCIRVSGKHNDLDEVGYDTFHHTFFEMLGNWSFGDYYKAEAIQWAWELLTDVWGLEKDRLWATVYDDDDEADKLWKKVTDIAPDRVLRFGKKDNFWEMGDSGPCGPCSEIHYYVGKDPSKQSEKGINVSDQYWELWNLVFIQNNRLSDGTLNELPKKHVDTGAGLERIAAVLQGKTSNYDTDLFQSIIGVQEKNLGVKYEDDLVGHRAIADHIRMLSFSIADGVLPSNEGRGYVARRILRRAARFGHSMGKEDPFLSNLVETVVELMGDVYPELVEKQSHVEKVIKAEEIGFNETLDRGLEQFDKIVTDLSGKTISGEAVFKLYDTFGFPVDLTEQMAREKRLSVDIKGFDKAMEEQRKKSRSVGKFKLDVSDKDWTTVTEGDDSEFLGYSGLSSESTIRKYHCSKGTVLIVLDKTPFYSEQGGQVGDTGNLSGNGFTIRVTDTVKEGASHIHVGEFEKGDSINGETVTAQVDDERREKIKKNHTATHLLHKALKNVLGDHVQQAGSFVHSDYLRFDLTHYQKITFEGLRQIEEMVNDEIQKNTPLDITVKDYNKAKDEGAEAIFEEKYADKVRVITIGEFSKELCGGTHVGRTGDIGLFKITEESSLSSGVRRIMAVTGPGAINCVLNGFESLETIKALLNCSIEEVEQKVETLMVQRKKLEKELKKQRSSTGEDDLTAVVESARSVGEKKVVVSRVEAEDMDHLKSLGDQLRILLKSGVGVLGTVFDDKPCIACVVTDDLVKLGVKATDFVKQVGKELGGGGGGKPHFATAGGKDPAKLDGALKAAEKMITAKL from the coding sequence ATGAAAGCATCTGAAATCAGAAATCAATTCTTTGACTTTTTTAAGGAAAAAGGTCACGCCTATGTCCGGAGCGCGCCCTTGGTGTCGAAGGATGATCCCACACTGCTATTTATTAATGCCGGAATGAATCAGTTCAAGAACATTTTTCTGGGAAAAGAAAAACCGAAGCATTTACGGGTAGTTAACAGTCAGAAGTGTATCCGTGTCAGCGGTAAACACAACGATCTGGATGAGGTGGGCTACGATACTTTTCATCACACTTTTTTTGAGATGTTGGGAAACTGGTCTTTTGGTGATTATTACAAGGCTGAAGCTATTCAATGGGCCTGGGAGCTTCTCACCGATGTTTGGGGACTGGAGAAAGATCGTCTTTGGGCCACTGTTTACGATGACGACGATGAAGCCGATAAACTTTGGAAAAAGGTTACAGATATTGCCCCGGATCGGGTGTTACGTTTTGGGAAGAAGGACAATTTCTGGGAGATGGGTGATTCAGGGCCTTGCGGACCCTGCTCCGAGATACACTACTATGTTGGGAAAGATCCGTCCAAACAGTCTGAAAAAGGCATAAACGTCTCTGATCAGTACTGGGAGTTATGGAACCTTGTTTTCATACAGAATAACCGACTTTCTGATGGTACCTTGAATGAATTGCCGAAAAAGCATGTAGACACCGGTGCCGGCCTGGAAAGAATAGCCGCGGTGTTACAGGGCAAAACGAGCAACTACGACACTGACCTTTTCCAATCTATTATCGGAGTTCAGGAGAAAAATCTGGGTGTGAAATATGAGGACGATCTGGTAGGTCACCGTGCTATCGCTGATCATATTCGGATGCTTTCTTTCTCCATAGCAGATGGTGTACTTCCTTCCAACGAGGGACGTGGCTATGTTGCAAGGCGCATATTGCGGCGGGCCGCACGGTTTGGTCACAGTATGGGAAAAGAAGACCCCTTTTTGTCCAATCTGGTGGAGACGGTAGTGGAACTCATGGGAGATGTCTATCCCGAGCTCGTTGAAAAGCAGTCCCATGTGGAAAAAGTTATCAAGGCAGAAGAGATAGGTTTTAATGAAACATTGGACCGAGGGCTGGAACAGTTCGATAAAATCGTCACTGACTTGTCCGGGAAAACGATTTCGGGAGAAGCCGTCTTTAAGCTTTACGATACATTCGGTTTTCCTGTGGATCTGACAGAGCAGATGGCTCGAGAAAAAAGGCTTTCTGTTGATATAAAAGGATTTGATAAGGCCATGGAAGAACAGCGGAAAAAGTCTCGGAGCGTAGGGAAGTTCAAACTTGACGTCTCCGATAAGGACTGGACGACTGTAACAGAAGGAGATGATTCAGAATTCCTCGGTTACAGCGGTCTCTCATCTGAATCAACTATTCGCAAGTATCACTGTTCCAAGGGTACCGTATTGATTGTGCTCGATAAGACGCCATTCTACAGCGAACAGGGGGGGCAGGTTGGCGATACGGGCAACTTGTCTGGAAACGGCTTCACGATTCGGGTAACGGACACGGTGAAGGAGGGAGCCAGTCATATCCATGTTGGTGAATTTGAGAAGGGTGATAGCATAAACGGGGAAACCGTCACCGCCCAGGTGGATGACGAACGGCGGGAGAAGATAAAAAAGAACCATACCGCTACCCATCTCCTTCACAAAGCGCTGAAAAATGTACTTGGTGATCATGTACAGCAGGCGGGCTCTTTTGTCCATTCTGATTATCTTCGGTTTGATTTAACGCACTATCAGAAAATCACTTTCGAAGGACTCCGACAAATCGAAGAGATGGTTAATGATGAGATCCAAAAAAATACACCGCTGGACATCACCGTGAAGGATTATAATAAGGCCAAAGATGAAGGAGCAGAGGCCATCTTTGAGGAGAAATATGCAGATAAAGTGCGGGTGATTACAATCGGTGAATTTTCTAAAGAGCTATGTGGCGGCACTCATGTTGGGAGAACGGGCGATATTGGTTTATTCAAAATTACAGAAGAGTCGTCTCTCTCCTCCGGCGTTCGCCGAATCATGGCAGTGACAGGGCCCGGAGCAATCAATTGTGTGTTGAACGGTTTTGAGTCGCTGGAGACTATAAAAGCTCTCCTTAACTGCTCAATTGAGGAGGTAGAGCAAAAGGTAGAAACCCTCATGGTTCAGCGGAAAAAGTTGGAGAAAGAACTGAAGAAACAGCGCTCCTCGACCGGTGAAGATGATTTAACTGCGGTCGTCGAATCTGCGCGGTCGGTTGGTGAGAAGAAAGTTGTTGTTTCCCGTGTGGAGGCCGAAGATATGGACCACCTCAAATCATTAGGTGATCAGTTAAGGATACTTCTGAAAAGTGGCGTCGGTGTTCTTGGGACAGTTTTTGATGATAAACCTTGCATTGCTTGCGTTGTAACTGATGATCTAGTGAAATTAGGGGTTAAGGCAACTGATTTTGTGAAGCAAGTGGGGAAAGAGCTGGGCGGTGGCGGTGGCGGAAAACCGCATTTTGCCACTGCGGGAGGAAAAGATCCGGCGAAATTGGATGGTGCTTTGAAAGCAGCTGAAAAAATGATAACTGCCAAACTCTGA
- the plsX gene encoding phosphate acyltransferase PlsX yields MISIAVDAMGGDHAPQKIVQGAVLASKANPVRILLVGDEYAIKDELKHHEYPSDSLKIIHTPDSILMDESPKKAVVNKPNASILIAASLVSKGDADALVSAGSTGSVVLSAAKKLSKIPGIKRTAIATVYPTLNEFKHDDHLALMVDVGANVKSSAMELVQFAIMGSSYVANVRGVVSPKAALLNIGEEETKGSEKMQTAYHMLKKVPSLNFFGNIEGKDILRGNVDVIVTDGFVGNIVIKTLEGAAMAAGQLGEIAFRAKFSWKLGLFFLRKGLRRIREVTDYAEYGGAPLLGFEKMVIIAHGRSNAKAVSNAIKLAGKSVRDKVCETMAQQIGELDVQPKETFSVN; encoded by the coding sequence ATGATCTCAATCGCTGTAGATGCCATGGGTGGAGACCACGCACCCCAGAAAATTGTACAAGGAGCTGTGCTTGCTTCCAAGGCCAACCCTGTCCGAATTCTTCTCGTTGGGGATGAATATGCCATAAAAGATGAACTGAAACACCACGAGTACCCTTCTGACAGTCTGAAGATTATTCATACTCCTGATTCCATATTAATGGATGAATCACCGAAAAAAGCTGTTGTAAACAAACCAAATGCCTCCATTCTCATCGCTGCTTCATTGGTGTCCAAAGGGGATGCAGATGCTCTCGTTTCAGCTGGAAGCACCGGATCGGTGGTCCTTTCGGCCGCAAAAAAACTTTCAAAGATACCCGGCATCAAACGGACAGCAATCGCTACTGTCTACCCCACACTCAACGAGTTCAAGCACGATGACCACTTAGCACTCATGGTGGATGTGGGTGCTAATGTAAAATCCTCCGCGATGGAGCTTGTGCAGTTTGCTATAATGGGTTCCTCATACGTTGCCAATGTGCGGGGGGTGGTGTCGCCGAAAGCAGCTTTGTTGAATATAGGTGAAGAAGAAACTAAAGGGAGCGAAAAAATGCAGACTGCATACCACATGCTAAAAAAAGTACCATCCCTAAATTTTTTTGGCAATATTGAAGGTAAAGACATTCTCCGAGGAAATGTGGATGTTATCGTAACCGACGGCTTCGTGGGCAACATTGTTATCAAAACACTAGAAGGGGCTGCCATGGCTGCCGGCCAACTTGGAGAAATAGCGTTCCGAGCAAAGTTCAGTTGGAAACTAGGCCTTTTTTTCCTACGAAAGGGGTTGAGACGAATCCGGGAAGTAACGGATTACGCTGAATACGGCGGCGCCCCGCTTTTAGGATTTGAGAAAATGGTCATTATTGCTCACGGGCGATCCAACGCAAAAGCTGTCTCTAACGCCATCAAACTGGCCGGAAAGTCTGTCAGAGACAAAGTGTGCGAAACCATGGCTCAGCAGATCGGCGAACTCGATGTTCAACCGAAAGAAACGTTTTCAGTCAATTGA
- the recA gene encoding recombinase RecA: MSAKEVSKKDKALDLALVQIDKKFGKGSVMRLGEKGVIASVEGIPTGAISLDSALGIGGVPRGRVTEIFGPEASGKTTLALHILAEAQKLGGYGIFIDAEHAMDPIYAEKLGVNITDLLVSQPDTGEQALEICDTLVRSGAVDVVIIDSVAALVPRVELEGEMGDSYVGLQARLMSQALRKLTGSVSKSNTAVIFVNQIREKIGVMFGNPETTPGGRALKFYTSVRLDIRRIGAIKEGDTSVGNRVRVKVVKNKCAPPFRQTEFDIMYGEGISYEGDLLDLAVTADIVDKSGAWYSYGGDRIGQGRENAKMYLKEYADTCEKIEHEVKGFLGVEAAKAETTEET, translated from the coding sequence ATGAGTGCAAAAGAAGTCAGCAAGAAAGATAAGGCGCTGGATCTGGCATTAGTTCAGATCGACAAAAAGTTCGGGAAAGGTTCTGTTATGCGTCTTGGGGAAAAGGGAGTTATAGCATCAGTGGAAGGCATCCCAACGGGTGCCATTTCGCTTGATTCGGCTCTCGGAATCGGCGGAGTCCCGCGAGGACGAGTCACAGAGATTTTCGGACCAGAAGCATCAGGAAAAACGACACTAGCGCTTCATATCCTAGCTGAAGCGCAAAAGCTAGGCGGTTATGGCATTTTTATTGATGCTGAACACGCCATGGATCCCATCTATGCTGAAAAGCTTGGAGTGAACATTACTGACCTGTTGGTATCTCAGCCAGATACGGGTGAACAGGCGTTGGAGATCTGTGATACACTCGTTCGGAGCGGCGCCGTAGATGTGGTGATCATCGATTCAGTGGCGGCGCTGGTGCCTCGTGTGGAATTGGAAGGGGAAATGGGAGATAGCTACGTGGGGCTTCAGGCCAGACTCATGTCTCAGGCTTTGCGGAAGCTTACCGGTTCCGTTTCCAAATCCAATACAGCAGTTATTTTTGTCAATCAGATCCGGGAGAAGATCGGGGTTATGTTTGGCAATCCTGAAACGACACCAGGTGGTCGCGCTCTCAAGTTTTATACATCTGTGAGATTGGATATTCGTCGTATCGGTGCTATCAAAGAAGGTGATACAAGCGTAGGGAATCGCGTCCGGGTAAAAGTGGTAAAAAACAAGTGTGCTCCGCCATTTCGGCAGACTGAGTTCGATATTATGTACGGTGAGGGTATCTCATATGAAGGCGACCTTCTCGACCTAGCCGTAACAGCTGATATTGTAGACAAATCAGGTGCTTGGTATTCCTACGGTGGTGATCGGATAGGCCAGGGAAGGGAGAATGCCAAGATGTATCTTAAAGAGTATGCCGATACATGTGAAAAAATTGAGCACGAGGTGAAAGGTTTCCTCGGTGTGGAAGCAGCCAAAGCCGAGACCACAGAGGAAACATAA